The proteins below are encoded in one region of Rhodothermales bacterium:
- a CDS encoding GDCCVxC domain-containing (seleno)protein — protein MREPVTLESTLTCPACGHASVETMPENACVRFYDCTACGEIIRTLPGDCCVFCSHGSVPCPPVQQDGKGCCT, from the coding sequence ATGCGCGAACCCGTCACCCTGGAAAGTACCCTCACATGCCCCGCTTGCGGGCATGCATCCGTCGAGACCATGCCGGAGAACGCGTGCGTCCGTTTCTACGACTGCACGGCCTGTGGGGAGATCATCCGGACGCTACCCGGAGACTGCTGCGTTTTCTGCTCCCATGGATCGGTACCGTGTCCTCCGGTCCAGCAGGACGGCAAAGGGTGCTGCACATGA
- a CDS encoding peptidase — translation MPRLLLFLLVVLLAGCELAASPDADRVVAGVDLDVLFEPASAAEMAAVEAEWATRDVSPADVQVLQTTPATIAGVSVQVQIVGHAVDGVRHYGAVVTPTGFGAGELPVLVYAHGGDSGLDMNEAAAVFELFPQIVSDFVIVMPSFRDEPLRFGGQTWMSDGPASPWDRDVDDALALLNTALDIEPSADASRIGVLGFSRGGAVGMLMALRDDRIDGVVDFFGPTDFFGPFVQEVFTEALLGSPRDLPGLDVLNERFVAPLAAGALTIDDVRLELVRRSPALWARDLPRMQVHHGTADAIVPVSQTEHLMDAMAAIGRTAPSFEAFIYTEPGAGHNPLLLPGSLVRARTFVLELAAQ, via the coding sequence ATGCCGCGTCTGCTCCTGTTTCTTCTGGTCGTACTTCTCGCAGGCTGCGAACTGGCCGCGTCGCCCGATGCCGATCGCGTCGTGGCCGGCGTGGACCTGGACGTGCTGTTCGAACCGGCCAGCGCCGCTGAAATGGCGGCCGTGGAGGCCGAATGGGCCACCCGTGACGTGTCGCCGGCCGACGTTCAGGTCCTCCAGACCACACCTGCGACCATTGCCGGGGTCTCCGTGCAGGTGCAGATTGTCGGGCACGCGGTGGACGGCGTTCGCCACTATGGCGCCGTCGTGACGCCCACCGGCTTCGGCGCGGGGGAGCTCCCGGTCTTGGTGTACGCCCACGGAGGTGACAGCGGACTGGACATGAACGAAGCGGCGGCGGTCTTCGAACTGTTTCCGCAGATCGTGTCGGACTTCGTGATCGTCATGCCCTCGTTCCGCGATGAACCGCTGCGCTTCGGCGGGCAAACCTGGATGTCCGATGGTCCCGCCAGTCCCTGGGATCGGGATGTGGATGATGCGCTCGCCCTGCTGAACACGGCCCTGGACATCGAGCCTTCGGCGGATGCGTCGCGAATAGGTGTATTGGGCTTCAGCCGGGGCGGTGCCGTCGGCATGCTCATGGCCCTGCGCGATGACCGGATTGACGGCGTCGTGGACTTCTTCGGTCCCACGGATTTCTTCGGCCCGTTCGTCCAGGAGGTGTTCACCGAAGCGTTGTTGGGCTCGCCGCGGGACCTTCCGGGGCTGGATGTGCTGAACGAGCGCTTTGTGGCCCCGCTGGCGGCCGGGGCATTGACGATTGACGACGTTCGACTGGAGCTGGTCCGGCGATCACCGGCGCTCTGGGCGCGTGACTTGCCGCGGATGCAGGTGCATCACGGCACCGCCGACGCAATTGTGCCTGTTTCTCAGACCGAGCATCTCATGGATGCCATGGCCGCCATCGGCCGCACGGCGCCCTCGTTCGAAGCCTTTATCTACACGGAACCCGGCGCGGGGCACAACCCGCTGCTGCTGCCCGGCAGCCTGGTCCGCGCCCGCACGTTCGTTCTCGAACTGGCCGCGCAATAA
- a CDS encoding T9SS type A sorting domain-containing protein, whose translation MSKRLLLFVLLITAAASLLMASNASAQWVNISEPGRNYTDFTISGTTILVGNDGGSGEATLRSPDLGQTWAITRASVAFEARSVQALPDRFIIQHTGNRDFISMDDGLTWTGIDGPGSNVTDTFFDESTGILYVTTQSRNLRRSLDLGDTWEDMGIASSGDELTWVHARGDVIMSGYNNYGGGTWLSTDGGASFAAVAGLGQSSAGFVAENGDLYVLKSDALQSTVSGTLMRSRDNGATWALVATPPNREGVFGGQQTPLRQEALLLEAGGSIMFGHNDRLYVTHDDGATLTEFSEGLIDAGPRASAVKNWDIVGDDLYILLINSNEVGPTDQGFGLYRRPLAEMGFDPTAVAVEHLPGAEKHLLLDIYPNPINGRAMVRTELSSTASVQVSLWDLQGREVARRDYGHLPAGSQTVGLSTLGVPAGMYLLRVETGSTSTTRTVAVVR comes from the coding sequence ATGTCCAAACGGCTACTCCTGTTCGTTCTCCTCATTACTGCTGCTGCCTCGCTCCTGATGGCGTCCAACGCAAGCGCCCAGTGGGTGAATATCTCCGAACCCGGCCGCAACTACACCGATTTCACGATTTCAGGGACGACCATCCTGGTCGGAAACGACGGTGGAAGCGGCGAGGCCACGCTCCGGTCACCCGACCTCGGGCAGACCTGGGCCATTACGCGAGCATCTGTTGCTTTCGAGGCACGCTCAGTTCAAGCGCTGCCGGATCGATTCATCATTCAGCACACCGGTAACCGCGACTTCATTTCCATGGATGATGGATTGACCTGGACAGGCATTGATGGACCGGGAAGCAACGTCACGGATACGTTCTTCGACGAAAGCACGGGAATCCTGTACGTCACCACGCAATCCCGCAACCTCCGCCGCAGCCTCGATCTGGGTGACACCTGGGAAGACATGGGAATCGCGAGCTCCGGCGATGAATTGACCTGGGTCCACGCCCGCGGCGATGTCATCATGTCGGGATACAACAATTATGGGGGCGGAACGTGGCTCTCGACCGACGGTGGGGCATCCTTCGCTGCCGTGGCCGGGCTGGGGCAGTCCTCCGCCGGATTCGTCGCCGAAAACGGCGATCTGTACGTTCTCAAGTCGGATGCCCTGCAATCCACGGTCAGCGGCACGCTCATGCGCAGCAGGGACAATGGGGCCACCTGGGCGTTGGTGGCCACCCCGCCGAATCGCGAAGGTGTTTTCGGCGGCCAGCAAACGCCGCTGCGACAGGAGGCCCTCCTGTTGGAAGCCGGTGGATCCATCATGTTCGGGCACAACGACCGACTGTATGTGACCCATGATGATGGAGCCACCTTGACCGAGTTCAGCGAGGGCTTGATTGACGCCGGCCCCCGCGCATCGGCCGTGAAGAACTGGGACATTGTCGGGGATGACCTCTACATCCTGCTCATCAACTCGAACGAAGTGGGACCCACGGACCAAGGATTCGGGCTGTACCGTCGACCGCTGGCCGAAATGGGTTTTGACCCGACGGCCGTGGCCGTTGAGCACCTTCCAGGCGCTGAAAAGCACCTCCTGCTGGACATCTACCCAAATCCGATAAACGGTCGGGCAATGGTACGGACGGAATTGTCGTCGACCGCATCCGTCCAGGTCAGCCTGTGGGATTTGCAGGGCCGGGAAGTCGCGCGCCGCGATTACGGCCATCTCCCGGCGGGTTCACAGACCGTTGGACTCTCGACGCTCGGCGTACCGGCCGGCATGTACCTCCTGCGCGTGGAGACCGGAAGCACGTCCACGACCCGAACCGTGGCGGTGGTGCGCTAG